A part of Aegilops tauschii subsp. strangulata cultivar AL8/78 chromosome 2, Aet v6.0, whole genome shotgun sequence genomic DNA contains:
- the LOC109741035 gene encoding proteasome subunit alpha type-2 — translation MVRLPPLTANVRQVQLPFFFFCVYLQFRSSLLFPSAAVLFVPSDLRPQQPEDADEVAMGDSQYSFSLTTFSPSGKLVQIEHALTAVGSGQTSLGIKAANGVVIATEKKLPSILVDETSVQKIQSLTPNIGVVYSGMGPDFRVLVRKSRKQAQQYYRLYKETIPVTQLVRETAAVMQEFTQSGGVRPFGVSLLIAGYDDNGPQLYQVDPSGSYFSWKASAMGKNVSNAKTFLEKRYTEDMELDDAIHTAILTLKEGYEGQISANNIEIGVIRADREFKVLTPAEIKDFLEEVE, via the exons ATGGTTCGCTTGCCACCCCTTACAGCGAACGTTCGCCAGGTACAGTTACCTTTTTTTTTTTTCTGTGTGTATCTACAGTTTAGGTCCTCTCTTCTCTTTCCTTCAGCAGCCGTCTTGTTCGTCCCATCCGATCTCCGCCCACAACAACCCGAAGACGCCGACGAGGTAGCCATGGGCGACAGCCAGTACTCCTTCTCCCTCACCACCTTCAG CCCATCGGGGAAGCTGGTGCAGATCGAACATGCGCTCACAGCGGTCGGATCAGGCCAAACCTCCCTTGGCATCAAAG CTGCCAATGGTGTAGTTATTGCCACCGAGAAGAAACTGCCTTCTATTTTAGTGGACGAAACATCT GTGCAAAAGATTCAGTCGTTAACTCCAAATATCGGTGTTGTCTACAG TGGGATGGGTCCAGATTTTCGTGTTCTTGTCAGAAAAAGTCGGAAGCAGGCACAGCAGTATTATCGGTTGTACAAG GAAACCATCCCTGTTACCCAGCTTGTCCGAGAGACTGCTGCTGTTATGCAGGAGTTCACTCAATCTGG TGGCGTAAGACCGTTTGGTGTATCACTGTTGATTGCTGGTTATGATGACAATGGCCCGCAGTTGTATCAG GTTGACCCATCAGGGTCTTACTTCTCCTGGAAAGCATCAGCTATGGGAAAAAATGTGTCAAATGCAAAGACTTTTCTTGAGAAAAG ATACACAGAAGATATGGAGCTTGATGATGCCATCCATACTGCAATTTTGACTCTGAAAGAAGG ATATGAAGGTCAAATCTCTGCCAACAACATTGAAATTGGAGTTATTCGAGCTGACCGTGAATTCAA AGTTCTAACTCCAGCGGAGATCAAGGATTTCTTGGAAGAGGTGGAGTAA